The DNA segment TGTACCTGTAATTTCTGAAATAGAATTTGCAGCTCAATTTACAACAGCAACAACTATAGGTATTACAGGTAGTAACGGTAAAACGACGACCACCATGTTAACGTACCATGTGCTAAAACAAGCTGGGTTAAACGTAGGACTAGCAGGTAATATAGGTAAGAGTTTTGCTTGGCAAGTTGCCGATGATAAGCATGATGCTTATGTGTTAGAGTTGAGCAGTTTTCAATTAGATGGTATTGTCAATTATAAGCCACATATAGCGGTAATAACAAATATAAGTCCTGATCATCTTGACCGATATGAATATAATTATGAATTGTATATCGCGGCAAAATTCAGGATAACAAAGAACCAGACAGAAGATGATTATTTGATATATGATGCCGATGATGAAGCAATAACAAAGTGGTTAAAACAAAATACAGTTAAAGCAAAAAAAATACCCTTTTCGCTTTCGGGCAACAATAAAGAAGGGGTATATATAGAACAGAATACAATTTTAAGCAATATAAACGAGGAGGAATTTAAGATGCCAATAAACGAATTATCATTAGAAGGAAATCATAACGTAAAGAATGCTATGGCAACATCTGCAATTGCAAAACTTATGCGTGTCAGGAAACAAACCATAAGGGAAAGTCTTTCTGATTTTCAGGGTGTAGAGCACCGTTTAGAAAAAGTGCTTAAAATACAAAATGTACAATACATAAATGATAGTAAAGCAACAAATACAAATGCTACGTTTTTTGCGCTAGACAGTATGACAACTCCTACTGTATGGATTGTAGGTGGTGTAGATAAAGGTAACGACTATGACGAATTAATGCAGTTGGTTAATGAAAAGGTAAAAGCAATAATATGCCTTGGGGTAGATAACCAAAAAATAATTAATGCATTTGGCAATGTGGTAGATGTAATGGTAGAAACTACAAGTATGAGCGAGGCAGTGAAAATTGCTCAAAAGATTGCCGAAAAAGGCGATACAGTATTGTTATCGCCAGCATGTGCAAGTTTTGACTTGTTTGAAAATTATGAAGATAGAGGCAGACAGTTTAAAGCTGCTGTACAAAACTTATAAGTACCGTCATTGCGAGTAGGTACGACGAAGCAATCGGTAAAGATAGCTTTACTATACAATAAGCGATAAGCTAAAGTTAAAATGAAAGAATTAATCAATAACTTAAAGGGAGATAAAGGGATCTGGTCGTTTGTAATGCTACTAGCTCTTATATCGTTCATGCCTGTTTTTAGCGCAAGTACTAATCTTGTGTACGTAATAGGCAAGGGCTCTACCATTGGTTATTTGGTTAAACACCTTGTTCATATATTTATTGGTTTTGCATTAATATATTTTGTGCACAAAGTACCCTATCATTACTACAGGGCGTTGTCTAAAATAGCAATGCCTATAGTCGCTTTGTTACTGCTATTTACCTTCATGCAAGGTACAGTTATAGGCGGGGCAAATGCCAGCCGTTGGATAAAAGTTCCGTTTATAGGGGTAACCTTCCAAACATCGGCATTAGCTATGATAGTGCTCATGGTATATGTAGCGCGTTACCTAGCTAAGATTGAAGATAAACCATTTACCTTCAAATCATCATTTTTTGAGCTATGGATTCCAGTATTTATAATACTAGCATTAATATTACCAGCTAACTTTTCTACGGCAGCACTTATGTTTGCTATGGTATGTATGTTGGTTTTTGTTGGTAAATATCCTATGCGTTATTTGGCAATGATAATAGGTATAGGGGTAACAGGGCTTACATTATTTGTACTGTTTGCTATAGCTTTTCCAAAAGCAATGCCTAATAGGGTAGATACTTGGATGAGCCGTATAGAACGCTTTACTACCGATGTGCCCAATGAAGATGACTATCAAATAGAAAAAGCAAAAATAGCCATTGCTACAGGTCAAGTATATGGCTTAGGGCCCGGTAAAAGTGTACAGAAGAACTTTCTGCCACAGTCATCATCCGATTTTATATTTGCCATAATTGTAGAAGAATATGGTTTAGTAGGAGGTCTTGCGGTGTTACTATTATACTTAATGCTCTTCTTTAGATTTTTAGTATCTGCACACAAAACAAATAGTCTGTTTGGTAAACTGCTCATAGTAGGACTTGGTTTCCCAATAATATTTCAGGCACTTATTAACATGGGTGTAGCCGTAGAGTTGTTGCCTGTAACAGGACAAACGCTGCCATTGATAAGTAGTGGAGGTAGCTCTATCTGGATGACTTGTATCGCTATAGGAATCATTATAAGTGTAACGAAGAAAGAAGAAGAGGTTGCTCAAGAATTAGCCGAGAAAGAAGAGCGTGATGCAGCCTTGAAACAAATAATAGATGAACATATACTGAGAGAAAAACAAGAAGAGGAAGCGCAAGCAACGGATGTTGAAGAA comes from the Flavobacterium arcticum genome and includes:
- the murD gene encoding UDP-N-acetylmuramoyl-L-alanine--D-glutamate ligase encodes the protein MAKRLVVLGGGESGVGTAILGKKKGYEVFVSDFGKIKESYKEVLALNKLDWEEGKHTEALILNANVVMKSPGIPDKSPIVKLLEEKGVPVISEIEFAAQFTTATTIGITGSNGKTTTTMLTYHVLKQAGLNVGLAGNIGKSFAWQVADDKHDAYVLELSSFQLDGIVNYKPHIAVITNISPDHLDRYEYNYELYIAAKFRITKNQTEDDYLIYDADDEAITKWLKQNTVKAKKIPFSLSGNNKEGVYIEQNTILSNINEEEFKMPINELSLEGNHNVKNAMATSAIAKLMRVRKQTIRESLSDFQGVEHRLEKVLKIQNVQYINDSKATNTNATFFALDSMTTPTVWIVGGVDKGNDYDELMQLVNEKVKAIICLGVDNQKIINAFGNVVDVMVETTSMSEAVKIAQKIAEKGDTVLLSPACASFDLFENYEDRGRQFKAAVQNL
- a CDS encoding FtsW/RodA/SpoVE family cell cycle protein, whose translation is MKELINNLKGDKGIWSFVMLLALISFMPVFSASTNLVYVIGKGSTIGYLVKHLVHIFIGFALIYFVHKVPYHYYRALSKIAMPIVALLLLFTFMQGTVIGGANASRWIKVPFIGVTFQTSALAMIVLMVYVARYLAKIEDKPFTFKSSFFELWIPVFIILALILPANFSTAALMFAMVCMLVFVGKYPMRYLAMIIGIGVTGLTLFVLFAIAFPKAMPNRVDTWMSRIERFTTDVPNEDDYQIEKAKIAIATGQVYGLGPGKSVQKNFLPQSSSDFIFAIIVEEYGLVGGLAVLLLYLMLFFRFLVSAHKTNSLFGKLLIVGLGFPIIFQALINMGVAVELLPVTGQTLPLISSGGSSIWMTCIAIGIIISVTKKEEEVAQELAEKEERDAALKQIIDEHILREKQEEEAQATDVEEPSYSIKDKGKNPMSAVMGK